In the Telopea speciosissima isolate NSW1024214 ecotype Mountain lineage chromosome 2, Tspe_v1, whole genome shotgun sequence genome, one interval contains:
- the LOC122653193 gene encoding uncharacterized protein LOC122653193: MAFMKRTLARCQKFEDTGISCFSEPVLRDVLFPSNDAKSVDVGGASTNMYAAANSCQPEARASAAGAFSSTLEQNGPHSDKLDRGSLGTFQVLANSSDQTFAKHEPILNRGKKKEVLLDDVVGSAASRATSALGNTLLGGAEGKRCERERDQNKGTLSRNSVAKAGRTSLGNFRGECKTKTKPKQKTAQLSTSGNGILGRLAETTHPMYPSERGSSETVTHGDVKVSGEMGLVSPGKIPQESSKETEEPIDFTNLQLHELDSMEGLGVSNDLGGNQDLSSWLNLDEDGLQDHDSMGLEIPMDDLSELNMVI; encoded by the exons ATGGCTTTTATGAAGCGAACTCTTGCAAGATGTCAAAAGTTTGAGGACACTGGAATCAGTTGCTTTAGTGAGCCTGTATTACGGGATGTCCTTTTCCCCAGCAATGATGCTAAATCTGTAGATGTTGGTGGGGCTTCCACAAATATGTATGCTGCTGCTAATAGCTGTCAACCTGAGGCCAGAGCATCTG CTGCAGGTGCCTTTTCCAGTACGCTTGAGCAAAATGGTCCTCACAGTGATAAGCTTGACAGGGGTTCATTAGGCACATTTCAAGTTCTTGCTAACTCATCTGACCAAACTTTTGCTAAACATGAACCGATATTAAACAGAGGTAAGAAGAAGGAAGTGCTGCTTGATGATGTTGTGGGAAGTGCTGCCTCAAGAGCCACATCAGCTCTTGGAAACACTCTCTTGGGTGGAGCAGAAGGAAAgagatgtgagagagagagggatcaaAACAAGGGTACTTTATCAAGAAATTCCGTGGCCAAAGCTGGCCGGACATCATTGGGCAATTTTAGGGGTGAatgcaaaacaaaaacaaaacccaagCAAAAGACAGCTCAATTATCAACTTCAGGAAATGGAATTCTTGGAAGGCTTGCAGAAACGACTCATCCTATGTACCCATCTGAGCGTGGTTCCAGTGAAACAGTGACTCATGGTGATGTCAAAGTAAGTGGGGAAATGGGGTTGGTATCCCCTGGTAAGATTCCTCAGGAATCATCTAAAGAGACTGAGGAACCTATTGATTTTACAAACTTGCAGCTACATGAATTAGATTCTATGGAAGGACTAGGTGTATCAAATGACCTTGGTGGTAACCAAGATCTCAGTTCGTGGTTGAACTTGGATGAAGATGGCTTGCAAGACCATGATTCAATGGGCCTTGAGATACCTATGGACGATCTTTCAGAGTTAAATATGGTTATCTGA